The following proteins are encoded in a genomic region of Syngnathoides biaculeatus isolate LvHL_M chromosome 15, ASM1980259v1, whole genome shotgun sequence:
- the rsad2 gene encoding S-adenosylmethionine-dependent nucleotide dehydratase RSAD2 isoform X1 produces the protein MGERNLGQPAQQCSTLQKSPLLLIQLCIRTVISFFTRVLDNAVSWTEGGCAGPSTDPHVIKASSNAVTPTSVNYHFTRKCNYKCGFCFHTAKTSFVLPLEEAKRGLKLLKDSGMEKINFSGGEPFLHEKGDFLGKLVQYCKEELQLPSVSIVSNGSMIKEQWFQKYGDHLDILAISCDSFEEATNQLIGRTQGRKSHLDNLYKIQNWCLKYKVAFKINSVINTFNVDEDMTEHIIKLNPVRWKVFQCLLIDGENAGEEALREAERFIISDEQFQEFLDRHNSISCLVPESNEKMRNSYLILDEYMRFLDCRQGRKDPSKSILDVGVSGAISFSGFDEKMFLKRGGKYVWSKADMKLQW, from the exons atgggtgaaaGGAATCTTGGTCAACCTGCACAACAATGTTCAACCTTGCAGAAAA GTCCTTTGCTGCTCATACAGCTCTGCATCAGGACCGTCATCTCTTTTTTTACTAGAGTATTGGACAACGCTGTCTCCTGGACCGAAGGAGGCTGTGCAGGACCGAGCACTGACCCACATGTCATCAAAGCCAGTTCAAATGCTGTGACTCCAACCAGTGTAAACTACCATTTTACACGCAAGTGCAACTACAAGTGTGGATTTTGCTTCCATACGGCTAAAACGTCCTTTGTGCTTCCTCTGGAGGAAGCCAAAAGGGGACTCAAACTACTTAAGGATTCCG GTATGGAAAAAATCAACTTCTCTGGAGGAGAGCCATTCTTGCATGAAAAAGGAGACTTTCTTGGAAAGTTGGTCCAATACTGCAAAGAGGAATTGCAACTTCCAAGCGTCAGCATAGTCAGCAACGGAAGCATGATCAAGGAACAATGGTTCCAGAAATATG GTGACCATCTTGACATCTTGGCTATATCGTGTGACAGTTTTGAAGAAGCTACCAACCAGCTGATCGGCCGAACTCAAGGCAGAAAGAGCCACCTGGACAATCTCTACAAGATCCAGAACTGGTGTCTGAAATATAAAGTGGCCTTTAAAATTAATTCAGTCATCAACACCTTTAACGTGGACGAGGATATGACCGAGCACATCATTAAGCTCAACCCAGTCCGATGGAAG GTATTCCAGTGCCTGCTGATTGATGGCGAGAATGCAGGCGAGGAAGCCCTGAGAGAAGCAGAGAGGTTCATCATCAGCGACGAGCAATTTCAGGAATTTCTGGACAGACACAATAGTATTTCGTGCCTGGTTCCCGAGTCCAATGAGAAG ATGAGGAATTCTTACTTGATCTTGGATGAATAT ATGCGTTTCCTTGACTGTCGACAGGGTCGAAAGGACCCATCCAAGTCCATCCTCGATGTTGGCGTCAGCGGGGCCATCAGCTTTAGTGGATTTGATGAGAAAATGTTTCTGAAAAGGGGAGGCAAATACGTGTGGAGCAAAGCTGACATGAAGCTGCAGTGGTGA
- the rsad2 gene encoding S-adenosylmethionine-dependent nucleotide dehydratase RSAD2 isoform X2, producing the protein MNASSVFTGPLLLIQLCIRTVISFFTRVLDNAVSWTEGGCAGPSTDPHVIKASSNAVTPTSVNYHFTRKCNYKCGFCFHTAKTSFVLPLEEAKRGLKLLKDSGMEKINFSGGEPFLHEKGDFLGKLVQYCKEELQLPSVSIVSNGSMIKEQWFQKYGDHLDILAISCDSFEEATNQLIGRTQGRKSHLDNLYKIQNWCLKYKVAFKINSVINTFNVDEDMTEHIIKLNPVRWKVFQCLLIDGENAGEEALREAERFIISDEQFQEFLDRHNSISCLVPESNEKMRNSYLILDEYMRFLDCRQGRKDPSKSILDVGVSGAISFSGFDEKMFLKRGGKYVWSKADMKLQW; encoded by the exons atgaatgcgTCCTCTGTTTTTACAGGTCCTTTGCTGCTCATACAGCTCTGCATCAGGACCGTCATCTCTTTTTTTACTAGAGTATTGGACAACGCTGTCTCCTGGACCGAAGGAGGCTGTGCAGGACCGAGCACTGACCCACATGTCATCAAAGCCAGTTCAAATGCTGTGACTCCAACCAGTGTAAACTACCATTTTACACGCAAGTGCAACTACAAGTGTGGATTTTGCTTCCATACGGCTAAAACGTCCTTTGTGCTTCCTCTGGAGGAAGCCAAAAGGGGACTCAAACTACTTAAGGATTCCG GTATGGAAAAAATCAACTTCTCTGGAGGAGAGCCATTCTTGCATGAAAAAGGAGACTTTCTTGGAAAGTTGGTCCAATACTGCAAAGAGGAATTGCAACTTCCAAGCGTCAGCATAGTCAGCAACGGAAGCATGATCAAGGAACAATGGTTCCAGAAATATG GTGACCATCTTGACATCTTGGCTATATCGTGTGACAGTTTTGAAGAAGCTACCAACCAGCTGATCGGCCGAACTCAAGGCAGAAAGAGCCACCTGGACAATCTCTACAAGATCCAGAACTGGTGTCTGAAATATAAAGTGGCCTTTAAAATTAATTCAGTCATCAACACCTTTAACGTGGACGAGGATATGACCGAGCACATCATTAAGCTCAACCCAGTCCGATGGAAG GTATTCCAGTGCCTGCTGATTGATGGCGAGAATGCAGGCGAGGAAGCCCTGAGAGAAGCAGAGAGGTTCATCATCAGCGACGAGCAATTTCAGGAATTTCTGGACAGACACAATAGTATTTCGTGCCTGGTTCCCGAGTCCAATGAGAAG ATGAGGAATTCTTACTTGATCTTGGATGAATAT ATGCGTTTCCTTGACTGTCGACAGGGTCGAAAGGACCCATCCAAGTCCATCCTCGATGTTGGCGTCAGCGGGGCCATCAGCTTTAGTGGATTTGATGAGAAAATGTTTCTGAAAAGGGGAGGCAAATACGTGTGGAGCAAAGCTGACATGAAGCTGCAGTGGTGA
- the cmpk2 gene encoding UMP-CMP kinase 2, mitochondrial, which yields MSRRTMALLSRWSSRVFSVEVDGETVYFKINDNQPGKEGKQEVRRLFGAVQKDSWCYSVFVSSGDKIQSARFHWQLKDKLLNALPAQCRLSPMSSFLPNVKDSLVHGYFLQTASRESSAATERLLRQWLQLDDPLLVCSYLRDNREDSPQWTQHLWNHQQNHGIVPSQAPPYHPATLNLINSDVFYSFQAARCVFEKCADIIPEAASVLELLPRSGGVEPRREPDFPVIVLEGLDATGKTTLTESLRDTLGATILRSPPQCISPWRARFDQEPPILRRAFYALGNYITAQQICRQTSKTPVIIDRFWHSTASYAIATALSGPVCDLPAEGSELYCWPSDLLQPSLVVLLTLDPEERKRRLRDRGQGETKEEHELESNLLFRLRVEEAYRRISGPTCISVDASSSAEQVLQQVLLLIKAKCHL from the exons ATGTCGAGGCGGACCATGGCGCTTCTCTCCCGGTGGTCCTCGCGTGTTTTCTCCGTGGAGGTGGACGGAGAGACGGTTTACTTTAAAATCAACGACAACCAACCCggaaaagaaggaaaacaagaagtgcGGCGGCTGTTTGGTGCAGTGCAAAAGGATTCCTGGTGTTACTCTGTGTTCGTTTCCAGCGGGGACAAAATCCAGAGCGCCAGGTTTCACTGGCAACTCAAAGACAAACTACTGAATGCTCTTCCTGCACAGTGTCGTTTATCTCCGATGAGCTCGTTTCTGCCGAACGTCAAAGACTCCCTTGTCCACGGCTATTTCTTGCAAACTGCTTCCCGGGAGAGCTCCGCCGCAACCGAGCGGCTTTTACGACAGTGGCTGCAGCTTGACGACCCGTTGCTGGTGTGCTCCTACTTGCGTGACAACCGGGAGGACTCTCCGCAGTGGACTCAGCACCTGTGGAACCACCAGCAAAATCACGGCATCGTACCGTCACAGGCGCCACCGTACCACCCGGCGACACTCAACCTGATCAATTCCGATGTTTTCTACAGTTTCCAAGCGGCCCGCTGTGTTTTCGAGAAG TGTGCTGACATTATTCCGGAGGCTGCATCTGTGCTGGAGCTGTTGCCTCGCAGCGGCGGTGTGGAGCCCAGAAGGGAACCAGACTTCCCCGTTATTGTCTTGGAAGGCCTGGATGCCACAG GTAAAACCACATTGACCGAGTCTCTCAGGGATACGCTGGGAGCCACAATTCTGCGTTCCCCTCCGCAGTGTATTTCCCCCTGGAGGGCCCGCTTTGATCAAGAACCACCCATCCTCCGCAGGGCCTTCTATGCGCTGGGCAACTACATCACAGCACAACAAATTTGCCGACAAACCTCCAAGACACCCGTAATCATTGACAG GTTCTGGCACAGCACGGCTTCTTATGCCATCGCCACAGCTCTAAGCGGTCCGGTGTGTGACCTCCCGGCAGAGGGCTCCGAGCTGTACTGCTGGCCCAGTGACCTTCTCCAACCGAGCCTGGTTGTCCTTCTTACGTTGGACCCCGAGGAGCGGAAGAGGAGACTGAGAGACAGAGGTCAAGGGGAGACCAAAGAGGAGCATGAGTTGGAGAGCAACCTCCTGTTCCGACTCAG AGTGGAGGAGGCTTACAGGAGGATCAGTGGTCCAACTTGCATCAGCGTGGACGCTAGCTCCTCTGCAGAGCAAGTGCTCCAACAAGTGCTGCTTTTAATTAAGGCCAAATGCCACTTGTAA